The genomic segment CGTGAACCATCTCCTGACGCAGGTCAACGTGGCCGCGCCGCTTCAGCTTTCGGAGGTCTGGACGCGGCCATGAATTTTTCGGTCGCCGACATCGGCGCGGTGCTTCCCGAAATCATCGTGGCGGTCTACGCCTGCGCCGTCCTTCTGATCGAGCCGTTTCTTCCGAAAGACCGCCGGGACGTCCTGGCCTATTTCGGGTTCGCGGCGCTGGGCCTGGCGTTCTGGGGGACGTCGCGCGTCATGTGGACCGATCTTTCGGTCCTGAACGGCATGTTCGTCCTGGATCCCTTCGGCAATTTCTTCAAGCTGCTCCTCTACGTCGCGGCCGCGATGACGATCCTGCTCTCGATGGGCTATCTCAAGCGCGAGGGAATCCACCTGGGGGAGTATTACGCCTTCGTCCTGTTCGCCACCTGCGGGATGATGATCCTGGTGTCCGCCTCCGACCTCATCACGGTCTTCCTGGGGCTGGAGCTGATGTCGATCACGTTTTACATCCTCGCCGGCTTCAAGCGCTTCGAGGAAAAATCGCTCGAGGCCGCGGCCAAGTACTTCATCCTGGGCTCCTTTTCAACCGGGATACTCCTGTTCGGAATCTCGCTGCTGTACGGGCTGTCCGGGACGACCAACCTGCAGGCCCTGGCACTCCATCTCCGGGGAACGGAGCTCCAGAGTCCGGCCTGGATCCTGGCGATGATTCTGCTCGTGGTGGGGTTCGGATTCAAGATCGCGGCCGTTCCGTTCCATATGTGGGCGCCGGACGTCTATGAAGGGGCCCCCACGCCGGTCACGGCGTTTCTTTCGGTCGGCTCCAAGGCGGCCAGCTTCGCCGTCTTCATCCGGGTCTTCATCGAAGCCCTGGGCGGGATGCAGTCCGACTGGCGGCCGCTGCTGATTTCCCTCTCGGTCGTCACGATCGTGACGGGAAACGTCGTGGCGCTGGTTCAGACGAACATCAAGCGGATGCTGGCCTACTCCAGCGTCGCCCACGCCGGATACGCCCTGATCGGCCTGATCGTCGGCGATGCGCTCGGGAT from the Nitrospiria bacterium genome contains:
- a CDS encoding NADH-quinone oxidoreductase subunit N is translated as MNFSVADIGAVLPEIIVAVYACAVLLIEPFLPKDRRDVLAYFGFAALGLAFWGTSRVMWTDLSVLNGMFVLDPFGNFFKLLLYVAAAMTILLSMGYLKREGIHLGEYYAFVLFATCGMMILVSASDLITVFLGLELMSITFYILAGFKRFEEKSLEAAAKYFILGSFSTGILLFGISLLYGLSGTTNLQALALHLRGTELQSPAWILAMILLVVGFGFKIAAVPFHMWAPDVYEGAPTPVTAFLSVGSKAASFAVFIRVFIEALGGMQSDWRPLLISLSVVTIVTGNVVALVQTNIKRMLAYSSVAHAGYALIGLIVGDALGIFSLMLYMLVYAFMTLGAFGVVTLLRREGVEGDEIRDFAGLARKDRLTAFAMLIFMFSLAGIPPTAGFVAKFYIFMAAVNAHLTWLVVLGVVFTAVSAYFYLRVVMVMYMKEPDQAVQLVAPRGAVVVLAVAAAAVLLLGIYPSPFLDYAQQAVLKLR